CCAACATGTTCTGGCGCGTGCGCGTCTGAGCTAAACGTGATAGGAATATTTAGATTAGCAACCTCTTCCAAAAGCAGTGCAGAGGGGTACTGTTCCTTGATGGGCTTGCGGAAGCCTGCGGTATTGATCTCTACAACCATGTTGGCTTTCTTAATGGCCATGAGGGCGTTTTTTGCCAAAAGTCGCACATCTTTTTTAGGGAGAAATTTAAAGACTTTAATCAAGTCGAAATGCCCAACAATGTCAAAATGGCGTGTTTTTGCCATAGCTTCAATGGCATCAAAATAATCCTGCCAAATCGTATCAATACTGCGTTGCTTGTATTCCCCAATAAACTCAGGGTTGTCAAAGCCCCACTCTCCCAAAAAGTGCACTGAGCCAATTTGATAATCACACGGTCTTGATAAAACTTTCTCCTCCATATACCCTCGCAAAAAATCGACCTCATAACCCAAAGATACATGTATTTGATCGGCATATGCCATTTTGGCTTCTTGCACCATGGCTTCATAGGTTTCCATAAGCTCAAGGCTCATGCGGTAACGGGAGTCAAAGGCCATGGGGGCGTGGTCAGAAAAACCGAAGTAGCGACATTCTGTTTTGATGGCTGCTTCTACATATTGCATGGGGGTGCCTGTGGCATGATGGCAAAGCGAGGTATGGTTGTGTAAATCAACAAGCATGTTTACTCCTTGTGGCCTTACATGTAAAGGCTCTTTAAACTTGAATTATACGAAACTTTATTATAATCTTCCCCAACTGTCCACACTTAGGAGTATTGCAATGACACAAGAAGAGCTTGATGCGTTAATGGCTGGTGGTCTTGATGAGATTAGCGAAGAGGCTGCCAATGACACGCCAGCAGAAGAGGAAGCTGCGCCTGAGGAAGAGCTGTCTGAACCAGAGGCTGACCCTGTAGAGGATTTTAATGCAAGCAGTTACCGCATTTCCTCAAGCCTTTCGTGGCCACCACCACCCCCTACCCAAGACCACAAAATGGTGCACCAACTTGATGATGTAACGCGCGATTCGGAAATTAAGGCTACAGAAGTTTTTGATAAACTTGAAGCCATCAGTGCTGCTTTGGGTGAGGTTCAAAACGAAGCAAATGAGGTAACGACCACTCTTGATAACACCGTGGCGCTTTTTGCAACGTTGATTGAAAAATTCCCCAATGTGGAGCGTTTTGCAACCGCCTTGGAAGAAGTTGCTCAGGCAAAAGAAAAAATGGACAACTTGGTGATGAATGCGCAAATGGCCGAAGATGAGATCATGATGACCATGGATATTATGCAGTATCAAGATATCCATCGCCAAAAAATCGAACGGGTTATTAATGTTATGCGCGCGCTTTCACACTACATGAGTAGTTTGTTTGAGGGAAAAATCGAAGATTCAAAGCGTGTGAGTTCTGCTGTGCATATCGAAGGAGATAGCACTACTGCGGATGTGGTAACCAATGAAGACATTGAAGCACTTATTGATACCCTTGGAAAGAAATAATTGAAACGTCCTGAACTACTCTCTCCTGCGGGAAATCCTGAAAAACTGAAGCTCGCTTTAGCGTATGGAGCAGACGCTGTATATGGAGGCGTGAGCCACTTTTCGTTGCGCATTCGCTCAGGCAAAGAGTTTACCTATGAGAGTTTTCATGAGGCGGTGGAGTATACCCATCGGCTTGGAAAAAAGATTTATGTAACTATTAATGGGTTTCCCTTCAATGCGCAAATTGAATTGCTAAAAAAACACATCAGTACCATGGCAGCCATGAAACCCGATGCTTTTATTATGGCAACGCCAGGGGTTGTGCGCCTTTCGCGTGAATTGGCGCCAGAGATTCCAGTGCATCTCTCTACGCAAGCCAACGTGCTCAATTACCTTGATGCGCAAGTGTATTGGGATCTTGGGGTAAAACGTATTGTCGCAGCACGTGAAATTGGACTCAAGGATTTGGCGGGCATTAAAGAGCGATTGCCAGAGCTTGAACTAGAAGCCTTTGTGCACGGGTCAATGTGCTTTGCCTACAGTGGAAGGTGCCTGATAAGCTCCGTACAAAGTGGGCGCGTGCCCAACCGCGGGAGTTGCGCCAACGATTGCCGTTTTCCTTACACCTTGTATGCCAAGAATGAAGAAACAGACACTTTATTTCGCCTTGAAGAAGACGAAACGGGTACACATATCATGAATGCCAAAGATTTGAATTTGGCTGTACATGTAGAAGAAATTATCCAAAGCGGCGTGGTGGACGCGCTAAAAATCGAAGGACGCACCAAGAGTCCTTATTATGTTGCCACAACGGCCAGGGCGTATCGCATGGCAATTGAAGACGCACTTGTGGGAAATTTTCAACCCAAGCGTTACGAGGAAGAGCTTGATACCATCAAAAATCGTGGGTTTTTTGATGGGTATTTGGTGCATCGCCCTTTTGAAAAACACCAAGCGCAAAATTTGAAAACTTCTATCGTGGAGGGAAGCGCTCAAGTATTTGCACTTGTGGATGAAAGTGGCAGTTTTTTTCATGCCAAAGACACAGTAGCACCAGCGCAATGGTATGAAGTGGTGACGCCCTATAATGCTCCATTTGTAGCGCCCATGTGTAATGAAATTGGTGAGATTAAAACAGCCCAAGGGAAAACGTGGCTACAGTTTTTTCAGATTGAAACGGATCTTGGTAAAAAACTAGAGGCTATTCACAGCGGCAACACGAATGCTGTAAAACTACCTTGCGCGCTTCCTCCTTTCTCATTTTTGCGCAAGTAATTCAAGGAAGCTACATGCGATTTGTTTCTATTTTAATGCCCAGTAAAAGTAACATGGATGTTATGAGTGAATGTGCAAAAACGTTGGAAAAATTTGGCGTAAAGCATGAGGTTTTGATCACCTCTGCGCACCGAAGCCTTGAGCGAACGCAAGCCTATGTTAAGGAGGCGGAATCCAGGGGCGCACAGCTGTTTATTGTTGGGGCGGGCATGGCGGCGCATTTGGCGGGCGTGGTGGCTGCTTTAACAACAAGACCTGTTATTGGCGTACCTTTAAATACATCACCGCTGCACGGCGTAGACGCGCTGCTGTCAACCGTTCAAATGCCTAGTGGTATCCCTGTTGGGGTAATGGCTATTGGAAGCGCGGGCGCTACCAATAGTGCTTTTTTGGCAATGCAAATTTTGGCATTAGAAGACGCAGAATTAGACGCCAAGCTCAAAGAGGATCGCATTTTGAAGGCAAAAAAGGTCGAAGTCGATTCAGAGGATATTGAAGTGAGACTTTTATAACACAAAGGACAACCCATGCAAACGTGGCTTGAAATGGATGAGTTTTGCAAATTGGTGCACCTTGATAGAGAGAGTGTGGAAGCATTGGTTGAAAAAGGAGAGCTTAAAACGCGCAATGAGGCAGAGAGGATTTTAGTGGAAGCATCGTTAGGTAATTTGAGCGTTATTCCAAAACCCACTGCGCCAGTCTCTGATGGACCACTTATTGAGGCAGATTTTGTGGAAAAAACCATTGGGACGATTTTGGGTTTGCACGAAAAAGTCTTGGATGCCAAAGATGAAACTCTTGAGGCACTAAAGAGTGAAAATCGTTTTTTAAAAGAAGCGCTGTTTTCTATGCAAGAACTGTATGATGAAGACCGTAAAACCATCGAAACGTTGACGGAGCAATTGCGCCACTCCCAAGAAGAGGTGGAATTTTTAAAACGCAAATACAAGCTTATGTGGAACCACGCGGTTGAAAATTACAAAAAAGAATCCTAGTGTACATGTAACGCTTTTTGGAGCGCCTAGGTGCCCTTGGTGCGCAAAGGCAAAGGCTTTTTTGAAGCGTCACGGTGTTGGGCACCGTTATGTTGATGTTTTGAAAGACCCTTTGGCAAAATCTCAGTGTAATCAACACGGGTGTTTTCAGATTCCTGTTGTTGTTGTAGGCAGGCGCTGGATGTGTGGGTTTTATGAACTGAAGCTAAAAAAAGAACTCGGAATAAAAGGATAACCATTGATGACATTTTCTCAAATGTTGCTTACATTGCAAGATTTTTGGCAAAAGCAGGGGTGTACGATTGTCCAGCCCTACGACCATCCTGCGGGTGCGGGAACCTTTCATCCTGCTACGTTTTTGCGTAGTCTTGGCCCAAAGCCTTGGGCTACGGCCTATGTGGCACCCAGTCGCCGTCCGACGGATGGACGGTATGGGGAAAACCCCAACCGCCTTGGGAGTTATTACCAATTTCAGGTGCTGATTAAGCCAAGTCCAGCAGATATTCAGGCGCTATATTTAAAAAGCCTTGAGGTTTTAGGGCTTGATTTATCTGCGCATGACATTCGCTTTGTGGAGGATAATTGGGAATCGCCAACACTTGGTGCTTGGGGTCTTGGATGGGAAGTGTGGCTTGATGGTATGGAAGTAACGCAATTTACCTATTTTCAACAAGTGGGCGGCATTCCTTGTGAGCCTGTTTCGGTGGAGATTACTTATGGGGTGGAGCGCCTAGCGATGTACTTGCAGCAGGTTGATTCGGTGTTTGATATCATTTGGAATGAAAACAGTGCAGGAAAAACCACGTACCGCGACGTCCACCATCAAGGAGAGGTAGAGTTTAGCACCTACCATTTTGAAGTGGCCGATGTGCCGATGCTGTTAACCCAGTTTGCGAATGCTTCTAGTGAATGCCAGCGGTGTTTGGAGGCAAAGCTCCCTTTGCCTGCGTATGATTATTGTTTGCTTGCCTCTCACACATTTAATGTTTTGGATGCACGCAAGGCTATTTCAGTAACAGAGCGACAAAATTATATTTTAAAAATTCGAGAGCTTGCCAAAGGGTGCGCAATGGCTTATGTCGAGGCAACGACTCCGTGAGGCAACAATGAAGCTGGGGGAAATTTATGTCCACCTTGACACCCTAAGCCCTTTTGCAACCCAAGAGGCATGGGATAATAGTGGCTTGTTGGTGGGTGCTCAAGACGATGAGGTGCATGCGGTGTGCTTGTGTTTGGATGTAGATGAGCATGTCTTGCAAAGCGTGCCCGATGGCACACTCATCATCGCCCATCATCCGCTTATTTTTAAAGGGTTAAAGGCTTTTGATACAGCTTATTACCCTGCTTCTTTGTTAAAAACCATGCTTAAACGAAACATTAGCCTTATTGCAATGCATACCAATATTGACAAAAGCCACCTGAACCGTTATGTGTGTGAACAAGTATTTGGTTTGAAGGTGATAAGTCAAGAGGAGTACCTGTGTCTTTGCCATTTTGAGGGAGATTTTGAAGCCTTAGCGTTACATGTAAAGAACAGTTTGGGCGTTTCGCAGGTGCGTGCAGTGCCAAAAGAGGGTGCGGTAGAAACTGTGGCAGTAACGACGGGTTCAGGGGGAGATTTTATCGGGCGTGTTAAGGCTTCTTGTTTTTTAACAGGAGACATCAAATACCACCACGCCATGGAGGCCAAGGCTAATGGTTTGGGTTTGATTGACATTGGGCACTTTGAGAGCGAGCGCTATTTTGGGGAGGTGCTTGCACCCTATTTGAAAAATTTTCCATTAAAAGTTATAATGTCGAATTCTAAAAACCCCTTCACCATCATTTAGCACATCATAAGGATAGACACGAATGAATAAGTATTTAAATCAATTAGTGCAACTTTCGACAATTGATCAAGAGATTGACGACTTTGGACCACGTATTGAAAAAATTGAACGGGCACTTAATGGCGCCTTAGACACCAAGCAAGAAGCGCAGTTAAAATTAGATGAGTTGGTAACGCAGACCAAAGAGGCACAGCTTAAAAGATCACAGCATGAGCTACACCTTGCAGAGCTTTCCGATAAAATCAAAGACATTGCGAAAAAAGTCGGTGCTATTAAGTCTGAAAAAGAGCAAAAGGCGCTACAACTTGAAGAGGAAATTTGCAAAGAGCAATGTGATTTTTCCAATGAGGAAATTGAGCGCTTGGATAAGATTATTGAATCTAAAAACGGTTACTTAGAAGAAGCGAAAGCGCATTTTGAAGCAGCAGAGCAAAAAGTTGAAGCAGCAAAAGTTGCTATTGCTTCAGAAATGGAGTCTATCGACAAAGAACGCGCTAGTGTGTATGCAAAAAAAGAGCAACTAGTGGGTCAAATGAGCCAAAAAATCTTAACATTTTATGAAAAAATCCGAAAATGGGCTAAGAATACCGCTGTTGTTCCTGTGCGAAAGCAAGCTTGCTATGGCTGTTTTATGCGCATTAATGATAAAACGTATGCTGCGGTTTTGAAAGGTGAAGACATTGTAACTTGTCCTCACTGTGGACGTATTTTATACAAGGAAGCAGAAGCGGTATAACCGTGAACAAGGGACTCCTTTTTGTCTATCTGGGCGTGTTGGCATTGGTGTATGTGCTGGCACTTCCTGTTTTGTTTTTCCTTACATGTAAGGCCAAGCATCGCCATAGTATCCCTGCGCGATTTTGGCTGTGGAATAACCCATCGTTTTCATATCAGGATGTTTGGCTACATGCATGTTCTTTAGGGGAGGTGAATTCCCTCGCCTCACTAAAGGCGCGTATCGCTGGCAAGACTAGCATTAGTGCCATTACTCAAACAGGCTATAAAGCAGCCTGTGAAGTGGGGGATGAAGGGCGTTTTTTGCCCTTTGAAATACTGCTTCCTTGGTGGGCAGGAAAGCATAAAGTATTGGTGGTTACCGAGGCGGAATTGTGGCTCATGTTGTTTGCAATCGCCAAGCAAAGAGGGATGAAAACCGTTTTAATGAATGCGCGCATTAGCGATAAATCCTACCAGAGCTATTTGCGTTTTAGGTGGCTGTACCAGTCTATTTTTGCTTATGTGGATGTTGTGTTTGCGCAAAGTGATGCAGACAAGGTGCGTTTGGAGTCTCTTGGTGCAAGAAATGTGTGTGTTTTAGGTAATATTAAAACCGCCAGCACTCCTGTTGTGAAGGTACAATACCCCAAGCCAGCACGACGTGTGATTATTTTGGCGAGTACGCACGAGGGTGAGGAAGAGCGCATCTTGCGTGCCTTTGAGAAAAAGCCTACCGACATGCTTATCGTAGTGCCACGCCATCCTGAACGCTTTAAGGGCGTAGACGTTTTTTTAGGAGGCTTGGCGCAGCAAAATCAGTGGACGTATCGACGTTTTTCTGAGGAAGGTTTTGGAGAGTGCGATTTGTTTCTGTGTGACACCATGGGCGCACTTGTAGATATGTACGCCCTTGGTGATGTGAGTATTTTGGGGGGCTCTTTTGTGGAGGGTGTTGGTGGACACAATCCGCTGGAACCAGCTTTTTTTCACAATGCGGTGATCTCAGGAAAACATATTTTTAATCAAAAGGCACTTTTTTCCCAAGTGAAAGGTGCACACCTTGTTGAGCTAGATGCCCTGTCTGACCTACTTGAGCAGCCATTGGTTCCAGCTGTTTTTAACCCCCACGATGCCCTCGCACCTGTTGTGGCATTGATTAACCAAGCGTTGGAGAATAAAAAATGAAAGAAGAAAAAGCGTATAAACTTTTAGCCATGCAGGAAAAAATTTCCAACCGTGCTGCTAAAGATTTAATTGACCAAGGGTTGGTGTATGCCAAAGGAAAAAAAGTTCTTGTGGCCCGTGGAAACCTTGATGTAGATGTTGAGTTTAGGGTTGAAAAACCTGCCAAGCCTACGGTGATTTTTGAAAATGACAAAGTTTTGGTGCTCGATAAGCCCGCCTTTGTGCTCTCTGAAGAGCTCGCCACAACGTATGGACACCCTTTATTGCATCGCCTAGATAAAGAAACCAGCGGTGTGTTGATTTTGGTCAAAGACGAAGAGTATCAAAAAGCGGCCATCGAAGAGTTCAAGGCACTGCGCGTTGAGAAAATTTATTTTGCCGCAGTGGGTGGAAAGTGCATTGAACCTGCAACCATTGAAGCGCCTATTTTGACCGTCAAAGGAAAAGGGGGCGCGGTGTCAAAAATCTCAGCCAACGGCAAGCCCGCGCTAACGCGGATGGAGCCCTATTTGGTAGAGGGTAAGCATTCGTTGGTAAAGGTTTCGATTCAAACCGGAAGAACCCATCAAATCCGCGTGCATTTGCGCTCTATCGGATTCTCGATTTTAGGGGATGAAAAATACGGTGGCAAGCAAGCAGACCGCATGATGTTGCACGCCTATTCTGTAACGCTCTTCGGGCAAACCTTTAAATCACCCTTGCCAAGTGCCTTTAAAAAGTACGGTTTTAGCGGGGTCTAAAGGTTCTTAAAGAAAATTTTCTGTATTATTGCACTCTTTTGTGCATAAGCAAAATCAAACGTAATGAAGTAAAGGAGCCGATGTGTTTGGAGTATTGAGTGAATCGTTTAAAACTGCTGTCAATAAACTTCGATTTGCAGACGATGATAAAGCACTCAAAAATGCCCTTGAAACACTAAAAAAAGCCCTTTTAAAAGCGGATGTGCACCACAAGGTTACCAAAGAACTTTTACAGCGGGTTGAGGCGCACACAAAACAAGCAGGCATTGGCCAAGAAGCTTTTTTAAATGCCATCAAGCATTCCCTTGCTGAGATTTTAACCGCACCTGGCAATCAAGGATTTGTCTACACCTCCAAGCCCCCTACGGTGGTTTTGATGAGTGGTTTGCAAGGCTCTGGAAAAACAACAACAACGGTTAAGCTTGGCACCTACCTGAAGTTACGAAAAAAGAAAGTGCTTATCGCCGCGTGTGATTTACAGCGTCTTGCCGCGGTAGAACAGCTTAAGCAGTTGTGTGCCCAACACGAACTGGATTTGTTTTACGATGAAAGTGGTAGCGACCCTGTCGATGTTGCTAAAAAAGCCTTAGAAAAAGCCAAAAGTGGGCTTTATGATGTCCTTTTGGTCGATACTGCAGGCCGTTTGGCTATCGATGAAGCGTTAATGGCGCAAATCAAAGCTGTTCATAAGGCCATTGCGCCCCATGAAGTTTTTTATGTGGCCGATGCGCTTAGTGGGCAAGATGCGGTCAAAACAGCAGCCTCTTTTCATGAGGCGCTAGGTATCACT
This Sulfurospirillum tamanense DNA region includes the following protein-coding sequences:
- a CDS encoding chemotaxis protein codes for the protein MTQEELDALMAGGLDEISEEAANDTPAEEEAAPEEELSEPEADPVEDFNASSYRISSSLSWPPPPPTQDHKMVHQLDDVTRDSEIKATEVFDKLEAISAALGEVQNEANEVTTTLDNTVALFATLIEKFPNVERFATALEEVAQAKEKMDNLVMNAQMAEDEIMMTMDIMQYQDIHRQKIERVINVMRALSHYMSSLFEGKIEDSKRVSSAVHIEGDSTTADVVTNEDIEALIDTLGKK
- the ffh gene encoding signal recognition particle protein, which produces MFGVLSESFKTAVNKLRFADDDKALKNALETLKKALLKADVHHKVTKELLQRVEAHTKQAGIGQEAFLNAIKHSLAEILTAPGNQGFVYTSKPPTVVLMSGLQGSGKTTTTVKLGTYLKLRKKKVLIAACDLQRLAAVEQLKQLCAQHELDLFYDESGSDPVDVAKKALEKAKSGLYDVLLVDTAGRLAIDEALMAQIKAVHKAIAPHEVFYVADALSGQDAVKTAASFHEALGITGVVLSKYDGDTKGGVALGIAHQVGVPLRFIGVGEKAADLEAFLPERIVGRIMGEGDLATLAEKTNAVIDEKKAKLMNKKIKKGEFNFNDFLDQMESMKKLGSMKSMLGMIPGLSGMADKLKDVDLENSVEMKRIKAMIGSMTLKEREAPALLNNSRKRRIATGAGLSQVEVNRFLKQFQNAAKMAKKFSGKKGMQDLQAMLGQNARGGFPR
- a CDS encoding zinc ribbon domain-containing protein; amino-acid sequence: MNKYLNQLVQLSTIDQEIDDFGPRIEKIERALNGALDTKQEAQLKLDELVTQTKEAQLKRSQHELHLAELSDKIKDIAKKVGAIKSEKEQKALQLEEEICKEQCDFSNEEIERLDKIIESKNGYLEEAKAHFEAAEQKVEAAKVAIASEMESIDKERASVYAKKEQLVGQMSQKILTFYEKIRKWAKNTAVVPVRKQACYGCFMRINDKTYAAVLKGEDIVTCPHCGRILYKEAEAV
- a CDS encoding glutaredoxin family protein; its protein translation is MKITKKNPSVHVTLFGAPRCPWCAKAKAFLKRHGVGHRYVDVLKDPLAKSQCNQHGCFQIPVVVVGRRWMCGFYELKLKKELGIKG
- a CDS encoding DUF3972 domain-containing protein; the protein is MQTWLEMDEFCKLVHLDRESVEALVEKGELKTRNEAERILVEASLGNLSVIPKPTAPVSDGPLIEADFVEKTIGTILGLHEKVLDAKDETLEALKSENRFLKEALFSMQELYDEDRKTIETLTEQLRHSQEEVEFLKRKYKLMWNHAVENYKKES
- a CDS encoding Nif3-like dinuclear metal center hexameric protein → MKLGEIYVHLDTLSPFATQEAWDNSGLLVGAQDDEVHAVCLCLDVDEHVLQSVPDGTLIIAHHPLIFKGLKAFDTAYYPASLLKTMLKRNISLIAMHTNIDKSHLNRYVCEQVFGLKVISQEEYLCLCHFEGDFEALALHVKNSLGVSQVRAVPKEGAVETVAVTTGSGGDFIGRVKASCFLTGDIKYHHAMEAKANGLGLIDIGHFESERYFGEVLAPYLKNFPLKVIMSNSKNPFTII
- a CDS encoding peptidase U32 family protein yields the protein MKRPELLSPAGNPEKLKLALAYGADAVYGGVSHFSLRIRSGKEFTYESFHEAVEYTHRLGKKIYVTINGFPFNAQIELLKKHISTMAAMKPDAFIMATPGVVRLSRELAPEIPVHLSTQANVLNYLDAQVYWDLGVKRIVAAREIGLKDLAGIKERLPELELEAFVHGSMCFAYSGRCLISSVQSGRVPNRGSCANDCRFPYTLYAKNEETDTLFRLEEDETGTHIMNAKDLNLAVHVEEIIQSGVVDALKIEGRTKSPYYVATTARAYRMAIEDALVGNFQPKRYEEELDTIKNRGFFDGYLVHRPFEKHQAQNLKTSIVEGSAQVFALVDESGSFFHAKDTVAPAQWYEVVTPYNAPFVAPMCNEIGEIKTAQGKTWLQFFQIETDLGKKLEAIHSGNTNAVKLPCALPPFSFLRK
- a CDS encoding RluA family pseudouridine synthase; protein product: MKEEKAYKLLAMQEKISNRAAKDLIDQGLVYAKGKKVLVARGNLDVDVEFRVEKPAKPTVIFENDKVLVLDKPAFVLSEELATTYGHPLLHRLDKETSGVLILVKDEEYQKAAIEEFKALRVEKIYFAAVGGKCIEPATIEAPILTVKGKGGAVSKISANGKPALTRMEPYLVEGKHSLVKVSIQTGRTHQIRVHLRSIGFSILGDEKYGGKQADRMMLHAYSVTLFGQTFKSPLPSAFKKYGFSGV
- a CDS encoding histidinol-phosphatase, with the translated sequence MLVDLHNHTSLCHHATGTPMQYVEAAIKTECRYFGFSDHAPMAFDSRYRMSLELMETYEAMVQEAKMAYADQIHVSLGYEVDFLRGYMEEKVLSRPCDYQIGSVHFLGEWGFDNPEFIGEYKQRSIDTIWQDYFDAIEAMAKTRHFDIVGHFDLIKVFKFLPKKDVRLLAKNALMAIKKANMVVEINTAGFRKPIKEQYPSALLLEEVANLNIPITFSSDAHAPEHVGEGGEIVVALAKTFGYTKCAIFSNRERELITF
- the waaA gene encoding lipid IV(A) 3-deoxy-D-manno-octulosonic acid transferase; amino-acid sequence: MNKGLLFVYLGVLALVYVLALPVLFFLTCKAKHRHSIPARFWLWNNPSFSYQDVWLHACSLGEVNSLASLKARIAGKTSISAITQTGYKAACEVGDEGRFLPFEILLPWWAGKHKVLVVTEAELWLMLFAIAKQRGMKTVLMNARISDKSYQSYLRFRWLYQSIFAYVDVVFAQSDADKVRLESLGARNVCVLGNIKTASTPVVKVQYPKPARRVIILASTHEGEEERILRAFEKKPTDMLIVVPRHPERFKGVDVFLGGLAQQNQWTYRRFSEEGFGECDLFLCDTMGALVDMYALGDVSILGGSFVEGVGGHNPLEPAFFHNAVISGKHIFNQKALFSQVKGAHLVELDALSDLLEQPLVPAVFNPHDALAPVVALINQALENKK
- the purE gene encoding 5-(carboxyamino)imidazole ribonucleotide mutase; the encoded protein is MRFVSILMPSKSNMDVMSECAKTLEKFGVKHEVLITSAHRSLERTQAYVKEAESRGAQLFIVGAGMAAHLAGVVAALTTRPVIGVPLNTSPLHGVDALLSTVQMPSGIPVGVMAIGSAGATNSAFLAMQILALEDAELDAKLKEDRILKAKKVEVDSEDIEVRLL
- the glyQ gene encoding glycine--tRNA ligase subunit alpha, producing the protein MMTFSQMLLTLQDFWQKQGCTIVQPYDHPAGAGTFHPATFLRSLGPKPWATAYVAPSRRPTDGRYGENPNRLGSYYQFQVLIKPSPADIQALYLKSLEVLGLDLSAHDIRFVEDNWESPTLGAWGLGWEVWLDGMEVTQFTYFQQVGGIPCEPVSVEITYGVERLAMYLQQVDSVFDIIWNENSAGKTTYRDVHHQGEVEFSTYHFEVADVPMLLTQFANASSECQRCLEAKLPLPAYDYCLLASHTFNVLDARKAISVTERQNYILKIRELAKGCAMAYVEATTP